One genomic segment of Streptomyces liangshanensis includes these proteins:
- a CDS encoding ABC transporter permease yields the protein MGRYVARRLLQMIPVFIGTTLLIFLMVYALPGDPVRALFGDKGADPATVANIRHDLGLDQPILVQYWHYLTGLLQGDFGTQIASRRPVTDVLADAFPVTIRLAALAFLIELVFGIGLGVMAGMRAGRLVDSAVLIFTLLMISVPVFVLGFIFKTVFAFQLGWTAPNVSDDVRWGELVMPAVVLAGLSLAYVARLTRTSIAENLRADYMRTAVAKGLPRRRVIGVHLMRNSMIPVVTFLGTDIGALMGGAIITEGLFNIHGVGGTIFESIQRREGTTLVGLVTVLVLVYLATSLIVDLLYAVLDPRIRYA from the coding sequence ATGGGGCGCTATGTCGCACGACGACTGCTCCAGATGATCCCGGTCTTCATCGGGACGACCCTGCTGATCTTTCTCATGGTCTACGCCCTGCCCGGCGACCCCGTGCGTGCCCTCTTCGGGGACAAGGGAGCCGACCCGGCGACCGTGGCGAACATCAGGCACGACCTGGGCCTGGACCAGCCGATCCTGGTGCAGTACTGGCATTACCTGACCGGCCTGCTGCAGGGTGACTTCGGCACCCAGATAGCCAGCCGGAGACCGGTGACCGACGTCCTCGCCGACGCCTTCCCGGTCACCATCCGCCTCGCGGCGCTCGCGTTCCTCATCGAGCTGGTCTTCGGTATCGGACTGGGCGTCATGGCGGGCATGCGCGCGGGACGCCTGGTCGACTCCGCCGTGCTGATCTTCACGCTCCTGATGATCTCGGTGCCGGTCTTCGTCCTGGGCTTCATCTTCAAGACCGTCTTCGCCTTCCAGCTCGGCTGGACCGCCCCCAACGTCTCCGACGACGTCCGGTGGGGCGAGCTGGTGATGCCGGCGGTCGTGCTGGCCGGCCTCTCCCTCGCGTACGTCGCACGGCTGACCCGTACCTCGATAGCCGAGAACCTCCGGGCCGACTACATGCGGACGGCGGTGGCCAAGGGCCTGCCCCGGCGCCGGGTGATCGGCGTGCACCTGATGCGCAACTCGATGATCCCCGTCGTCACCTTCCTGGGCACGGACATCGGCGCCCTGATGGGCGGCGCGATCATCACCGAGGGCCTCTTCAACATCCACGGTGTGGGTGGCACGATCTTCGAGTCCATCCAGCGCCGCGAGGGCACCACCCTGGTCGGCCTGGTGACGGTGCTCGTCCTCGTCTACCTCGCGACCAGCCTGATCGTCGACCTGCTCTACGCGGTCCTGGACCCGAGGATCCGTTATGCCTGA
- a CDS encoding peptide ABC transporter substrate-binding protein produces MRGAKSAKWVAGAIIVALAATACGGSDSGSDDNGGKASAGSFDPNGKFSVEVGEPQNPLQPANTMESNGSIVVGALFQQLVDYDAAGKIVMVNAESVDTTDNKTYTVKLKKDWTFHDGTPVTAESYVKAWNWAANIKNNQTNSFWFSDIAGFADVHPDKGDPKKQEMSGLKVVDPTTFTIELSTPIPYFIYKLGYEVFSPLPESFYADPAAAGEKPVGNGPYKFVSWDHKKKIEVTAFADYKGPDKAKNGGVTFKNYTNLETAYEDLKSGNVDVLRQIAPKDLPVYRDDLGDRAVDKAYSAVQSIVPAFYTKQWKDIDPRVLQGLSRAIDRDTITKTVLQGTREPATGFVAKGVLGYQDNVGGDVFKYDPAAAKALIKAGGGVPGNKISIQFNADGGHKEWVEAVCGSITQATGVACTGDSKADFQADLDSRDAHEVKSMYRGGWVLDYPVNANFIRDLYGTKSDGNTSGFSSAKIDGLIKGADAAPSLDESVKLYQDAEKEMVNEMPAIPLWYYKVNAGYSEKVSGVDYAQDGDPILTSVQVKK; encoded by the coding sequence ATGCGTGGTGCCAAGAGCGCCAAGTGGGTCGCGGGAGCGATAATCGTCGCCCTGGCCGCGACTGCCTGTGGCGGTAGTGACAGCGGTAGCGACGACAACGGTGGCAAGGCGAGTGCGGGCTCGTTCGATCCGAACGGCAAGTTCTCCGTCGAGGTGGGGGAGCCGCAGAACCCGCTTCAGCCCGCCAACACCATGGAGTCCAACGGCAGCATCGTGGTCGGGGCGCTCTTCCAGCAGCTCGTCGACTACGACGCCGCGGGCAAGATCGTCATGGTGAACGCCGAGTCGGTGGACACCACGGACAACAAGACCTACACGGTGAAGCTGAAGAAGGACTGGACGTTCCACGACGGAACCCCGGTCACCGCCGAGTCCTATGTCAAGGCATGGAACTGGGCCGCGAACATCAAGAACAACCAGACGAACTCGTTCTGGTTCTCGGACATCGCGGGCTTCGCGGACGTGCACCCGGACAAGGGTGACCCGAAGAAGCAGGAGATGTCCGGCCTGAAGGTGGTCGACCCCACCACCTTCACGATCGAGCTCAGCACGCCGATCCCGTACTTCATCTACAAGCTGGGCTACGAGGTCTTCTCGCCGCTCCCCGAGTCCTTCTACGCCGACCCGGCCGCCGCCGGTGAGAAGCCGGTCGGCAACGGTCCCTACAAGTTCGTCAGTTGGGACCACAAGAAGAAGATCGAGGTCACGGCCTTCGCGGACTACAAGGGTCCGGACAAGGCCAAGAACGGTGGTGTGACGTTCAAGAACTACACCAACCTGGAAACGGCCTACGAGGACCTCAAGTCCGGCAACGTCGACGTCCTGCGTCAGATCGCGCCCAAGGACCTCCCCGTCTACCGTGACGACCTCGGCGACCGCGCCGTGGACAAGGCGTACTCCGCCGTCCAGTCGATCGTCCCGGCCTTCTACACCAAGCAGTGGAAGGACATCGACCCCCGCGTCCTCCAGGGCCTGTCGAGGGCGATCGACCGCGACACGATCACCAAGACCGTGCTCCAGGGCACCCGCGAGCCGGCGACGGGCTTCGTCGCCAAGGGCGTGCTCGGGTACCAGGACAACGTGGGCGGCGACGTCTTCAAGTACGACCCGGCCGCGGCCAAGGCGCTCATCAAGGCCGGCGGCGGCGTGCCCGGCAACAAGATCTCCATCCAGTTCAACGCCGACGGTGGCCACAAGGAATGGGTCGAGGCCGTCTGCGGCAGCATCACCCAGGCCACGGGCGTCGCCTGCACCGGGGACTCCAAGGCCGACTTCCAGGCCGACCTCGACTCGCGTGACGCGCACGAGGTCAAGTCCATGTACCGCGGTGGCTGGGTGCTCGACTACCCGGTGAACGCCAACTTCATCCGTGACCTGTACGGCACCAAGTCGGACGGCAACACGAGCGGCTTCTCCTCGGCGAAGATCGACGGCCTGATCAAGGGCGCGGACGCGGCTCCCTCGCTGGACGAGTCCGTCAAGCTCTACCAGGACGCGGAGAAGGAGATGGTCAACGAGATGCCGGCCATCCCGCTCTGGTACTACAAGGTCAACGCCGGTTACTCCGAGAAGGTCTCGGGTGTCGACTACGCGCAGGACGGGGACCCGATCCTCACCAGCGTCCAGGTCAAGAAGTAG
- the typA gene encoding translational GTPase TypA: MPTRHDIRNVAIVAHVDHGKTTLVDAMLKQAGAFAAHAAEHLDDRMMDSNDLEREKGITILAKNTAVKYHPKTGGDPITINIIDTPGHADFGGEVERGLSMVDAVVLLVDASEGPLPQTRFVLRKALQAQMPVILCINKTDRPDSRIDEVVDETYDLFLDLDATEEQIEFPIVYACARDGVASLTKPENGTVPADSDNLEPFFNTILSHVPAPEYDEAAPLQAHVTNLDADNFLGRIALCRVEQGELKKGQTVAWIKRDGTMSNVRITELLMTEALTRKPVELARPGDICAIAGIPDIMIGETLADPENPIALPLITVDEPAISMTIGTNTSPLVGKGGKGHKVTARQVKDRLDRELIGNVSLRVLDTERPDAWEVQGRGELALAILVETMRREGFELTVGKPEVVTKQVDGKTYEPIERMTIDSPEEHLGPITQLMATRKGRMETMTNHGSGWIRMEWIVPSRGLIGFRTEFLTQTRGTGIAHSIFEGHEPWFGDLRTRNNGSLVADRSGSVTPFAMINLQERGVIFTEAGTEVYEGMIIGENSRADDMDVNITKEKKLTNMRAASADNTENVVPPRRLSLEQSLEFCRDDECIEVTPETVRIRKVVLDQKQRGRTASRAKNG; encoded by the coding sequence ATGCCCACGCGCCACGACATCCGTAACGTCGCCATCGTCGCCCACGTCGACCATGGCAAGACCACTCTGGTCGACGCCATGCTGAAGCAGGCCGGCGCCTTCGCCGCGCACGCCGCCGAGCACCTCGATGACCGGATGATGGACTCGAACGACCTGGAGCGTGAGAAGGGCATCACGATCCTGGCCAAGAACACCGCCGTGAAGTACCACCCCAAGACCGGCGGGGACCCCATCACGATCAACATCATCGACACCCCGGGCCACGCCGACTTCGGTGGCGAGGTCGAGCGCGGTCTGTCGATGGTGGACGCGGTCGTCCTGCTCGTCGACGCCTCCGAGGGCCCGCTCCCGCAGACCCGCTTCGTCCTGCGCAAGGCCCTCCAGGCGCAGATGCCCGTCATCCTCTGCATCAACAAGACGGACCGCCCCGACTCCCGGATCGACGAGGTCGTCGACGAGACGTACGACCTGTTCCTGGACCTGGACGCGACCGAGGAGCAGATCGAGTTCCCGATCGTCTACGCGTGCGCCCGTGACGGCGTCGCGTCGCTGACCAAGCCGGAGAACGGCACCGTCCCGGCGGACAGCGACAACCTGGAGCCGTTCTTCAACACGATCCTGTCGCACGTCCCCGCCCCGGAGTACGACGAGGCGGCGCCGCTCCAGGCGCACGTCACGAACCTGGACGCGGACAACTTCCTCGGCCGTATCGCGCTGTGCCGCGTCGAGCAGGGCGAGCTGAAGAAGGGCCAGACCGTCGCGTGGATCAAGCGTGACGGCACGATGTCCAACGTCCGGATCACCGAGCTGCTGATGACGGAGGCGCTCACCCGCAAGCCCGTCGAGCTGGCGCGGCCCGGTGACATCTGCGCGATCGCCGGTATCCCGGACATCATGATCGGCGAGACCCTGGCCGACCCGGAGAACCCGATCGCGCTGCCGCTGATCACGGTCGACGAGCCGGCGATCTCCATGACCATCGGTACGAACACCTCGCCGCTCGTCGGCAAGGGCGGCAAGGGCCACAAGGTCACCGCCCGCCAGGTGAAGGACCGCCTGGACCGCGAGCTGATCGGTAACGTCTCGCTGCGCGTCCTGGACACCGAGCGTCCCGACGCGTGGGAGGTGCAGGGCCGCGGTGAGCTGGCGCTGGCCATCCTCGTCGAGACGATGCGCCGGGAAGGCTTCGAGCTGACCGTCGGCAAGCCCGAGGTCGTCACGAAGCAGGTCGACGGCAAGACGTACGAGCCGATCGAGCGCATGACGATCGACTCGCCCGAGGAGCACCTCGGCCCCATCACGCAGCTGATGGCGACCCGCAAGGGCCGGATGGAGACCATGACGAACCACGGTTCGGGGTGGATCCGCATGGAGTGGATCGTCCCGTCGCGCGGTCTCATCGGGTTCCGTACGGAGTTCCTGACCCAGACGCGTGGCACGGGCATCGCCCACTCGATCTTCGAGGGCCACGAGCCGTGGTTCGGTGACCTGCGCACCCGTAACAACGGCTCGCTCGTCGCGGACCGCTCGGGTTCGGTCACCCCCTTCGCGATGATCAACCTCCAGGAGCGCGGTGTCATCTTCACCGAGGCCGGCACGGAGGTCTACGAGGGCATGATCATCGGCGAGAACTCGCGCGCCGACGACATGGACGTGAACATCACCAAGGAGAAGAAGCTCACCAACATGCGCGCGGCCTCCGCCGACAACACGGAGAACGTGGTCCCGCCGCGCAGGCTCTCGCTGGAGCAGTCCCTGGAGTTCTGCCGCGACGACGAGTGCATCGAGGTGACCCCGGAGACGGTCCGTATCCGCAAGGTCGTCCTGGACCAGAAGCAGCGCGGCCGCACGGCGTCCCGCGCCAAGAACGGCTGA
- a CDS encoding ABC transporter family substrate-binding protein: MSHVGAPRGRTCSRTLRTVSLLTTGVLALTVLSACTAEKPAGRAQAAPVDIGSTGRDAIAQGGTVRWAVDTMPATLNVFQADSDATTNRIAGAVLPTLFTLDRTGSPQRNGDYLESAKIVDREPKQVVVYKLNQQAVWSDGTEIGAPDFVAQWHALRGKDTAYWTARNAGYERIEKIERGKDDLDVRVTFDRPYADWKSLFTPLYPKEVMGSPTSFNDGARAGLKTSAGPFNLKSVDRKAKKATLVRNPRWWGKRAKLDSIVLSAVPRGKRAEALAAGRLDIADIDRAAAERISSAARAKGGTAGQPLTHGPGAADISPAASLRARAMANGSDKEKAEAARSARERTAEAAETYSREQRNLRGYVVRKSLEPAYTQLALNGESGPLADERVRRAVARAINRKQLADAVLKPLGLPSKPLGSHLAVAGQPAYADSSDALGTQDTHEAQALLADAGWTQGGARRTDAGTKAGSEGEGRKPADAGKKSPDAETAKKDGEKKGTSKEEGEKKTDAEKKADKSTDKATDKSAEKSEKSGKPEKSEKKNDTPSDEGSYTVGDNKPAQDTKPGGVAGAYAPRGTAVPAPKAGPLGKDGKTLTLRFVLPSGEGSESLRAVGRRISVMLDRIGIGTETIKVADNSYFKDHIAAGDYDLALYSWPATAYPATDGRPIFAKPVPASDGTLQVEQNYTRVGTDHIDQLFDQAASELDEGEARDLMKKADARIWAAAGSIPLYQRPQLVATKPALANAGAFGFTSPRYQDIGFKKSGNAGPTAVPTAVPTALPTTVEKSPKAEK, encoded by the coding sequence ATGTCCCACGTCGGCGCCCCACGCGGGAGGACATGCTCCCGAACCCTCCGCACCGTCTCGCTCCTGACCACGGGCGTGCTCGCCCTGACCGTCCTGTCCGCGTGCACCGCGGAGAAGCCCGCCGGCCGGGCGCAGGCCGCCCCCGTGGACATCGGGTCCACCGGGCGGGACGCGATCGCGCAGGGCGGCACGGTGCGGTGGGCGGTCGACACCATGCCCGCGACGCTCAACGTCTTCCAGGCCGACTCCGACGCCACGACCAACCGCATCGCCGGAGCCGTCCTGCCCACGCTCTTCACGCTCGACCGCACCGGCAGCCCGCAGCGCAACGGCGACTACCTGGAGTCGGCGAAGATCGTCGACCGGGAGCCCAAGCAGGTCGTGGTCTACAAGCTCAACCAGCAGGCGGTCTGGAGCGACGGCACCGAGATCGGGGCGCCCGACTTCGTGGCCCAGTGGCACGCGCTGCGCGGCAAGGACACCGCGTACTGGACGGCGCGCAACGCGGGCTACGAGCGGATCGAGAAGATCGAGCGCGGCAAGGACGACCTGGACGTCCGGGTCACCTTCGACCGGCCGTACGCGGACTGGAAGTCCCTCTTCACCCCGCTCTACCCGAAAGAGGTCATGGGCTCCCCGACCTCGTTCAACGACGGGGCGAGGGCCGGGCTGAAGACGAGCGCGGGCCCCTTCAACCTCAAGTCGGTGGACCGCAAGGCCAAGAAGGCCACGCTCGTCCGCAACCCGCGCTGGTGGGGGAAGCGCGCCAAGCTCGACTCGATCGTCCTGAGCGCGGTGCCCCGCGGCAAGCGCGCCGAGGCGCTGGCGGCCGGCAGGCTCGACATCGCGGACATCGACAGGGCCGCGGCGGAACGTATCTCCTCGGCCGCCCGCGCCAAGGGCGGTACGGCGGGCCAGCCCCTGACCCACGGCCCGGGCGCCGCCGACATCAGCCCGGCCGCCTCGCTGCGGGCCCGGGCGATGGCGAACGGCTCCGACAAGGAGAAGGCGGAGGCGGCGCGGTCGGCGCGCGAGCGGACGGCCGAGGCGGCGGAGACGTACAGCCGCGAACAGCGGAACCTGCGCGGGTACGTCGTACGGAAGTCGCTGGAGCCCGCGTACACGCAGCTCGCGCTGAACGGCGAGTCGGGACCGCTGGCCGACGAGCGGGTACGGCGGGCCGTGGCGCGCGCGATCAACCGCAAGCAGCTCGCCGACGCCGTGCTCAAGCCGCTCGGACTGCCGTCGAAGCCGCTCGGCAGCCATCTCGCGGTGGCCGGGCAGCCGGCGTACGCGGACAGCAGTGACGCCCTCGGCACCCAGGACACGCACGAGGCGCAGGCGCTGCTGGCCGACGCGGGCTGGACGCAGGGAGGGGCCCGCAGGACGGACGCGGGCACCAAGGCGGGCAGCGAGGGCGAGGGCAGGAAGCCGGCGGACGCCGGGAAGAAGTCGCCGGACGCGGAGACCGCGAAGAAGGACGGCGAGAAGAAGGGGACCTCCAAGGAGGAGGGCGAGAAGAAGACCGACGCGGAGAAGAAGGCCGACAAGAGCACCGACAAGGCCACCGACAAGAGCGCTGAGAAGTCCGAGAAGTCCGGGAAGCCGGAGAAGTCGGAGAAGAAGAACGACACCCCCTCCGACGAGGGCTCCTACACCGTCGGCGACAACAAGCCCGCCCAGGACACCAAGCCCGGCGGCGTGGCCGGCGCGTACGCCCCGCGCGGCACCGCCGTGCCCGCCCCGAAGGCGGGGCCGCTCGGCAAGGACGGCAAGACCCTCACCCTCCGCTTCGTCCTGCCGTCCGGCGAGGGTTCCGAGTCCCTGCGGGCCGTCGGCCGCCGCATCTCCGTGATGCTCGACCGCATCGGCATCGGCACCGAGACGATCAAGGTCGCCGACAACAGCTACTTCAAGGACCACATCGCGGCCGGCGACTACGACCTGGCCCTCTACTCCTGGCCCGCCACGGCCTACCCGGCGACCGACGGCCGGCCGATCTTCGCCAAGCCCGTGCCGGCCAGTGACGGCACCCTCCAGGTGGAGCAGAACTACACCCGGGTCGGTACGGACCACATCGACCAGCTCTTCGACCAGGCCGCCTCCGAGCTCGACGAGGGCGAGGCGCGCGACCTCATGAAGAAGGCGGACGCCCGGATCTGGGCCGCCGCCGGATCGATTCCTCTGTATCAGCGTCCGCAGCTCGTCGCCACCAAGCCCGCCCTGGCCAACGCGGGAGCCTTCGGATTCACCTCGCCGCGCTACCAGGACATCGGGTTCAAGAAGAGCGGCAACGCGGGCCCGACCGCCGTGCCGACGGCCGTCCCGACCGCCCTGCCGACCACGGTCGAGAAGTCGCCGAAGGCCGAGAAGTAG